One genomic window of Ruminococcus gauvreauii includes the following:
- a CDS encoding acyl-CoA thioesterase has translation MERETRKRVSDSRIEVIYQVRPEHLNGAGRLFGGRLMEWIDEIAGLVAIRHSQSNVITASVDNLKFLRGAFQGDLVVLIGRMSYVGSTSMEIRVDTYVESLDGIRRLINIAHLVQVAVDENGRPRKVPGLIVDTESEKAEWDAAVKRKEMRRLRKEEGF, from the coding sequence GTGGAAAGAGAGACAAGAAAACGAGTATCCGATTCCAGGATAGAGGTCATTTATCAGGTAAGGCCGGAGCATCTCAACGGAGCCGGAAGACTCTTCGGCGGCAGGCTGATGGAATGGATTGATGAGATTGCCGGACTGGTGGCAATACGCCATTCACAGTCTAATGTTATCACAGCCTCTGTAGATAATCTGAAATTTCTCCGGGGCGCATTCCAGGGAGATCTGGTTGTACTGATAGGCAGGATGAGCTATGTCGGCAGCACCTCCATGGAAATACGTGTCGATACGTATGTGGAGAGTCTGGATGGAATCAGGCGCCTGATCAATATTGCTCATCTGGTTCAGGTGGCTGTGGATGAAAACGGCCGTCCCAGAAAAGTTCCGGGTCTCATTGTCGATACGGAGTCGGAAAAAGCGGAGTGGGACGCCGCAGTGAAGAGAAAAGAGATGCGCAGGCTGAGAAAAGAGGAAGGGTTTTGA
- a CDS encoding molybdenum cofactor biosynthesis protein MoaE, giving the protein MTKNISRFAVEGGNGGVAPSVDIWLREAKTDSSASGCGMYLIHNGVVRQTARAKVRLGEKTAKPVTGLLFSYDEEKVSAAAEKTYQMPGICYIRVWLNSGKLSVGDDIMQVLIGGDIRPHVVDALQALVEQIKSTCVTETELF; this is encoded by the coding sequence ATGACAAAGAACATCAGTAGATTTGCGGTAGAGGGCGGTAACGGCGGCGTGGCACCTTCTGTGGATATATGGCTGAGAGAGGCTAAGACGGACAGCAGTGCATCCGGCTGCGGCATGTATCTGATTCACAACGGTGTTGTGCGCCAGACAGCCAGGGCGAAAGTCCGTCTGGGAGAGAAAACGGCAAAACCCGTGACCGGTCTGCTGTTTTCCTATGACGAGGAGAAAGTGTCTGCTGCGGCAGAGAAAACGTATCAAATGCCGGGGATCTGTTATATACGGGTGTGGCTTAACAGTGGGAAACTGTCTGTGGGAGATGATATCATGCAGGTACTCATCGGAGGCGATATCCGTCCTCACGTTGTGGATGCACTGCAGGCGCTGGTAGAACAGATTAAATCAACGTGTGTCACCGAGACGGAGCTGTTTTAG
- a CDS encoding putative DNA modification/repair radical SAM protein, protein MLTVTHSFSLQEKLNILADAAKYDVACTSSGSDRRGKTGYLGNSFAAGICHSFAGDGRCISLLKILYSNECVYDCKYCVNRRSNDRPRATFTPEEVCRLTMEFYRRNYIEGLFLSSGVCKSPEYTMERIYETLLLLRETYRFNGYIHVKAIPSAPTQLLTQVGFLADRMSINMELPTEESLHMLAPHKTFQSIFDPMKEMAQGIAASRLAIGKSSSLERHRANRYLTGSIFGQKQLETRREFDPDNAPAVFMKKGEEENSAFIPAGQSTQMIIGASPENDYQLLLTSQNLYQRFDLKRVFYSAYIPVNEDSLLPPPDTAVPLLREHRLYQADWLLRFYGFHAEELLSPERPNFNPQLDPKCEWALRHLEHFPAEINTASFETLLRIPGIGNKSAMRIVNARRYGSLDFPHLKKIGVVLKRAQYFITCGGRMMYRIPMEEKFITRQLTGIEQKANWELAHPPVYRQMSLFDDMNLSYPQTVEGIR, encoded by the coding sequence ATGCTTACCGTTACTCATTCATTTTCTTTACAGGAAAAACTGAATATTCTGGCCGACGCTGCAAAATATGACGTTGCATGCACATCCAGCGGTTCGGACCGGCGGGGAAAAACAGGATATCTCGGCAATTCTTTTGCTGCCGGAATCTGTCACAGTTTTGCCGGAGACGGACGCTGTATCTCTCTTTTGAAGATTTTGTACAGCAATGAATGCGTCTACGACTGCAAATACTGCGTCAACCGCCGTTCCAATGACCGCCCGAGGGCTACTTTTACCCCGGAAGAAGTCTGCAGGCTTACCATGGAGTTTTACCGCCGCAATTATATCGAAGGCCTGTTTCTGAGTTCCGGAGTCTGCAAAAGTCCTGAGTATACCATGGAACGAATCTATGAAACCCTGCTTCTGCTCCGTGAAACTTACCGCTTCAATGGATATATCCATGTCAAAGCCATTCCCTCTGCCCCGACGCAGCTTTTGACACAGGTAGGGTTTCTGGCTGACCGCATGAGCATCAATATGGAACTTCCTACCGAGGAAAGCCTGCACATGCTCGCCCCTCATAAGACATTCCAGAGTATCTTTGATCCCATGAAAGAGATGGCGCAGGGAATCGCCGCATCACGGCTTGCCATCGGCAAATCGTCATCCCTGGAGCGGCACCGTGCCAACCGGTATCTAACCGGAAGCATCTTCGGTCAAAAGCAGCTGGAGACCAGGCGGGAGTTTGATCCCGACAATGCCCCGGCAGTTTTCATGAAAAAGGGCGAAGAAGAAAATTCCGCATTTATCCCTGCCGGTCAGAGTACCCAGATGATCATCGGGGCCAGTCCGGAGAATGATTACCAGCTTTTGCTGACTTCACAGAACCTTTACCAGCGATTTGACCTGAAACGTGTCTTTTACTCTGCCTATATCCCGGTCAATGAGGACAGCCTTCTCCCTCCTCCTGACACAGCCGTTCCCCTTCTTCGGGAACACCGCCTTTATCAGGCTGACTGGCTGCTTCGCTTTTATGGCTTTCACGCGGAAGAACTTTTGAGTCCGGAACGTCCCAATTTCAATCCCCAGCTGGATCCAAAATGTGAATGGGCGCTTCGGCATCTGGAACACTTTCCGGCAGAGATCAACACTGCTTCGTTTGAAACCCTGCTCCGAATCCCGGGCATCGGCAACAAGTCCGCCATGCGCATTGTCAATGCGCGCAGGTACGGGAGCCTGGATTTTCCGCATCTGAAAAAGATCGGAGTGGTGCTGAAGCGTGCCCAGTATTTCATTACCTGCGGCGGCAGAATGATGTACCGGATACCGATGGAAGAAAAGTTTATCACACGCCAGCTGACCGGTATAGAACAGAAAGCGAACTGGGAACTGGCACATCCGCCCGTTTACCGGCAAATGTCACTGTTCGATGATATGAATCTGTCATATCCGCAGACTGTGGAGGGTATACGATGA
- a CDS encoding TIGR03915 family putative DNA repair protein, with translation MTVFTCADDFSSMMTCIYDAWGSGLGHRNIRLMTEPLYETELFCSYRHVEADEEKTGKVIRSIQCKISYEVFKMVFRASLSFKEDKLDCIYRFLLLAFHHGPSVTGRLQEPAVAGLFEIERKVLNEAHLFREFIRFSSVQNGTLVSHIEPKCNVLPLLAENFSDRMPSENWMIIDDTRKSAVIHPADSSYYMTLLTPEEFLTLRRTEIRDEYSALWTSFFRAVSIAPRENRRCQRNMMPLWYRKHMTEFMT, from the coding sequence ATGACTGTTTTTACATGTGCTGACGATTTCAGCTCCATGATGACCTGTATTTACGACGCCTGGGGAAGTGGTCTCGGCCACCGGAATATCCGTCTGATGACAGAACCCCTCTATGAGACCGAACTTTTCTGCAGTTACCGCCATGTTGAAGCAGATGAAGAAAAGACCGGTAAAGTGATCCGGTCCATTCAGTGTAAAATATCGTATGAAGTTTTCAAAATGGTCTTCCGTGCCAGCCTGTCATTTAAGGAAGACAAACTGGACTGCATCTACCGTTTTTTGCTGCTTGCGTTTCACCATGGTCCTTCTGTTACAGGGCGTCTGCAGGAACCTGCCGTCGCCGGCCTGTTCGAGATTGAGCGTAAAGTTTTAAATGAAGCACATTTGTTCCGTGAATTTATCCGCTTTTCCAGCGTCCAAAACGGCACTCTGGTCAGTCATATCGAACCGAAATGCAACGTCCTCCCCCTTCTGGCAGAGAACTTTTCCGACCGCATGCCTTCAGAAAACTGGATGATCATCGATGACACAAGAAAGAGCGCCGTGATCCATCCCGCCGACAGTTCATACTATATGACGCTTCTTACCCCGGAAGAGTTTTTGACTTTGCGCCGTACGGAGATCCGTGATGAATACAGCGCACTCTGGACTTCTTTTTTCCGGGCAGTCTCCATTGCCCCCAGAGAGAACCGCCGCTGTCAGCGTAATATGATGCCTCTCTGGTACCGGAAACATATGACGGAATTCATGACTTAA
- a CDS encoding DeoR/GlpR family DNA-binding transcription regulator, whose product MLIEDRMEEIVRVVEERGSIQVQELIELLNTSESTIRRDLTVLDKRGLLTKVHGGAIAIRNSGIHTDSFVEIREDINRDEKGLIARYAAALVKPNDLVYLDSGTTTGQIIDYLVPNNAVFVTNAVMHARKLAAKGFHVHLPGGEFKSVTEAIVGEEALESLQKYNFTIGFFGTNGVDIEAGYTTPGLREAKVKEYAMKRCRECYVLCDSSKISKISPIRFAAFEDAKIITTMVKEEPYLSCKNIIQVSS is encoded by the coding sequence ATGCTGATTGAAGACAGAATGGAAGAGATCGTACGTGTGGTCGAAGAGCGCGGGAGTATTCAGGTCCAGGAACTGATCGAACTGCTCAATACATCAGAATCTACGATACGTCGTGATCTGACCGTACTGGATAAAAGAGGGCTGCTGACAAAAGTACACGGAGGTGCAATCGCCATTCGTAACAGTGGGATTCATACAGACTCCTTTGTAGAAATCCGTGAAGACATCAATCGGGATGAGAAAGGACTGATCGCCAGATATGCCGCGGCCCTGGTAAAACCAAACGATCTGGTCTATCTGGATTCCGGAACGACGACGGGACAGATCATCGATTATCTGGTACCCAATAATGCGGTGTTTGTCACAAATGCAGTGATGCATGCAAGAAAACTTGCAGCTAAAGGGTTTCATGTACATCTTCCGGGAGGGGAATTCAAGTCCGTTACGGAAGCAATCGTGGGTGAAGAGGCTCTGGAAAGTCTTCAGAAGTATAATTTCACCATAGGTTTCTTTGGAACAAACGGTGTCGATATCGAGGCGGGATATACGACACCGGGACTCAGGGAGGCGAAGGTCAAAGAATATGCCATGAAACGGTGCAGAGAGTGTTACGTACTGTGCGACAGCTCCAAGATTTCGAAAATATCTCCGATAAGATTTGCGGCATTTGAGGATGCGAAGATCATTACGACGATGGTGAAAGAAGAACCGTATCTGTCGTGTAAAAATATCATTCAGGTATCATCCTGA
- the pfkB gene encoding 1-phosphofructokinase encodes MIYTLTCNPSLDYIVTVKNFTIGGMNRTENERILPGGKGINVSIVLKNLGVSSTILGFIAGFTGEEIRKKIREAGCTEELISVGQGWSRINMKLRSCSESEINGQGPPIGSDAVAELLNRLETLEKGDVLVLAGSIPNSMPDTIYRDITRRMSEKKVMVIVDAAKDLLVSVLDYHPFLIKPNHHELSEIFRKDLQGPDDIVRCARKLQNRGARNVLVSMAEAGAILVSETGKVFISAAPKGSVVNSVGAGDSMVAGFMAGYFSEGDYQKSLHMGIAAGSASAFSEELASREEIEALLSGMK; translated from the coding sequence ATGATTTATACGTTAACATGCAATCCATCGCTGGACTATATCGTTACAGTAAAAAACTTTACGATCGGTGGTATGAACCGGACAGAAAATGAACGTATCCTCCCCGGAGGAAAGGGAATCAATGTGTCAATCGTGTTAAAAAATCTGGGTGTTTCGAGCACGATACTCGGATTTATTGCAGGATTTACAGGGGAAGAGATTCGAAAGAAAATCAGGGAGGCCGGGTGTACGGAAGAATTAATATCGGTCGGCCAGGGATGGTCCCGCATTAACATGAAACTTCGTTCCTGCAGTGAGAGTGAAATCAACGGACAGGGCCCTCCGATCGGAAGTGATGCGGTTGCAGAACTTTTGAACAGACTTGAGACGCTGGAAAAGGGGGATGTGCTGGTTTTGGCAGGGAGTATTCCGAATTCAATGCCGGACACGATCTATCGCGATATAACCAGAAGGATGTCTGAAAAGAAGGTCATGGTTATCGTAGACGCAGCGAAAGATCTGCTTGTCAGTGTACTGGATTATCATCCCTTTTTAATTAAACCAAATCATCATGAGCTTTCAGAGATTTTCCGAAAAGATTTGCAGGGTCCGGACGATATCGTGCGGTGCGCCAGAAAGCTTCAAAACCGCGGGGCGAGGAATGTGCTGGTTTCAATGGCCGAAGCCGGAGCAATTCTCGTTTCAGAGACGGGGAAAGTATTCATAAGTGCGGCACCCAAGGGGAGTGTGGTGAATTCTGTGGGAGCGGGTGATTCGATGGTTGCGGGATTTATGGCGGGTTATTTTTCAGAGGGCGATTATCAAAAATCGCTGCACATGGGGATTGCTGCGGGAAGTGCCAGCGCATTTTCAGAAGAACTGGCATCCAGGGAAGAAATAGAAGCACTGCTTTCCGGGATGAAATGA
- a CDS encoding aminotransferase class I/II-fold pyridoxal phosphate-dependent enzyme produces the protein MQFSERMELFGESIFTTLAKMKEEKEGRGETVIDLSIGTPNIPPAPHIIDALVEAAKDKRNYVYAIKDLSELHRAVAQWYQRRYQVTLDPETEIVSLLGSQEGLAHISLSVADPGDTVLVQDPCYPIFGDGPRIAGARLAYMPLRRERDYLIDFESIEEETARAAKLMVVSYPNNPTAAVATDSFYETLIAFAAKYDIMVLHDNAYSELIFDENVQGKSFLSYPGAKQVGVEFNSLSKTYGLAGARIGFCVGNEQMVSQLTRLKSNMDYGMFLPVQKAAIAAILGDQQCVAATREAYKRRRDLLCDGFSSIGWKMERSPATMFVWAPIPGNFTSSLVFVETLLNEAGVMVTPGSAFGPSGEGFVRIALVQEEKMIEQAVQRVKESKIL, from the coding sequence ATGCAGTTCTCAGAGCGAATGGAGTTATTTGGGGAGAGCATCTTTACCACACTGGCGAAAATGAAAGAGGAAAAAGAAGGCAGAGGAGAAACCGTTATTGATCTCAGCATTGGTACGCCGAATATACCCCCTGCACCCCATATCATAGATGCGCTGGTGGAAGCAGCGAAGGATAAGAGAAATTATGTATATGCGATCAAAGACCTTTCCGAGCTGCACAGGGCGGTTGCACAGTGGTATCAGAGAAGATATCAGGTGACACTGGATCCAGAGACAGAGATCGTTTCCCTTCTGGGATCCCAGGAAGGGCTGGCACATATCAGCCTTTCTGTCGCTGATCCGGGTGATACCGTGCTCGTTCAGGACCCCTGTTATCCTATTTTCGGGGATGGCCCCAGGATCGCGGGAGCCAGACTTGCATACATGCCGCTGAGAAGAGAACGTGATTATCTGATCGATTTTGAAAGTATAGAGGAGGAGACGGCGCGGGCGGCAAAGCTGATGGTTGTATCCTATCCGAATAATCCGACTGCTGCTGTGGCAACAGATTCTTTTTATGAAACACTGATTGCATTTGCAGCAAAATATGACATCATGGTTCTGCATGACAACGCATACAGTGAGCTGATCTTCGATGAAAACGTGCAGGGAAAAAGCTTTCTGTCTTATCCGGGAGCAAAGCAGGTGGGAGTGGAGTTCAATTCACTCTCCAAAACATATGGACTGGCAGGAGCGCGTATTGGTTTCTGCGTTGGAAACGAACAGATGGTAAGCCAGCTGACCAGATTAAAATCCAATATGGACTATGGGATGTTTTTGCCGGTGCAAAAAGCTGCAATAGCAGCGATACTGGGTGATCAGCAGTGTGTTGCGGCTACGAGAGAAGCTTATAAAAGGCGTCGGGATCTCCTGTGTGACGGATTCTCATCGATCGGATGGAAGATGGAAAGAAGTCCGGCAACTATGTTTGTCTGGGCACCGATACCCGGAAATTTCACATCTTCTCTGGTGTTTGTCGAGACCCTGCTGAATGAGGCGGGCGTTATGGTTACTCCGGGAAGCGCTTTTGGCCCGTCAGGGGAAGGATTTGTAAGGATTGCCCTTGTTCAGGAGGAGAAGATGATAGAGCAGGCTGTTCAAAGGGTCAAAGAGAGCAAAATCCTGTGA
- a CDS encoding DUF5662 family protein produces the protein MYIWKHFKTITKHKLLVMRYCFRIGLYKQGLLHDLSKYSWPEFRVGCRYYQGNRSPNNAEREALGVSTSWMHHKGRNKHHYEYWVDYGVDCDTVITGMQMPRKYVAEMIMDRISACRTYAGESYSDKAPLNYYLRSKKRLWFVHSETKKQMEFLLRMLAEKGERKTLHYIKYRFLKEER, from the coding sequence ATGTATATCTGGAAGCATTTTAAAACAATCACAAAACATAAGCTGCTGGTCATGAGATACTGTTTCCGAATCGGCCTTTATAAGCAGGGGCTTCTTCATGACCTGTCGAAGTATTCCTGGCCGGAATTCAGGGTGGGATGCCGATATTACCAGGGAAACAGAAGTCCAAATAATGCCGAGAGGGAGGCACTTGGGGTGTCAACCTCCTGGATGCATCACAAAGGCCGCAATAAACATCACTATGAATATTGGGTGGACTACGGAGTGGACTGTGATACTGTGATCACAGGTATGCAGATGCCGCGCAAATATGTAGCGGAAATGATCATGGACCGTATCAGCGCGTGCAGGACGTATGCCGGTGAGTCATATTCGGATAAGGCTCCGTTGAATTACTATCTCAGGAGCAAAAAGCGGCTATGGTTTGTGCACAGTGAGACAAAAAAACAGATGGAATTTCTGCTGAGGATGCTGGCGGAAAAGGGGGAGAGAAAAACTCTCCACTATATAAAATACAGATTTTTGAAAGAGGAGAGATGA
- a CDS encoding exodeoxyribonuclease III, which translates to MKLISWNVNGLRACVNKGFLDIFTQLDGDIFCIQESKLQEGQIELELPGYYQYWNYAKKKGYSGTAVFTREEPLAVSYGIGLEEHDQEGRVITLEYEKYYLVTVYTPNSQSELARLNYRMEWEDAFLNYLSALKENKPVIFCGDLNVAHQEIDLKNPKTNRKNAGFTDEERGKFSKLLEHGFIDTFRYFYPEKEQVYSWWSYRFKAREKNAGWRIDYFCVSEDLKQNLIDAKIHTDIMGSDHCPVELDIEM; encoded by the coding sequence ATGAAACTGATTTCTTGGAATGTAAACGGGCTCAGAGCATGTGTCAATAAAGGTTTTCTCGATATTTTCACACAGCTTGACGGCGATATCTTCTGTATACAGGAAAGCAAGCTGCAGGAAGGCCAGATTGAACTGGAGCTTCCGGGATATTATCAATATTGGAATTATGCAAAGAAAAAAGGTTACTCCGGCACGGCGGTGTTTACGAGAGAGGAACCTCTGGCGGTTTCTTATGGAATCGGGCTGGAGGAGCATGATCAGGAAGGGCGTGTCATTACGCTGGAATATGAAAAATACTACCTGGTCACGGTCTATACACCAAATTCTCAGAGCGAACTGGCACGGCTTAACTATCGAATGGAGTGGGAGGATGCCTTTTTGAATTATCTCTCAGCTCTCAAAGAGAATAAACCGGTCATCTTCTGCGGCGATTTAAATGTGGCACATCAGGAGATTGATCTCAAGAATCCGAAGACAAACAGAAAGAACGCCGGATTCACGGATGAGGAGAGAGGAAAATTCTCGAAACTGCTGGAACATGGATTTATCGATACGTTTCGCTATTTTTATCCTGAGAAGGAACAGGTCTATTCCTGGTGGTCCTACCGATTTAAGGCCAGAGAGAAGAATGCGGGATGGCGGATTGATTACTTCTGCGTATCCGAGGATCTGAAACAGAACCTGATAGATGCAAAGATTCACACGGATATTATGGGATCCGACCATTGTCCGGTAGAACTTGATATTGAGATGTAA
- a CDS encoding aminotransferase class I/II-fold pyridoxal phosphate-dependent enzyme — translation MNKEYNRKQDRTPLVDALKQYQKDRPAYFCIPGHRFERGVSRRWLSEDECGFLRYDLTEATGLDDLHQPSGVILESQELMAELYGAKKSFFLVNGSTCGNEAMILSAVREGEKILVPRNVHKSVLEGIILTGAKPVYMMPEWIEEEGICGGVLQQTVKEKLREHPDCKAVFLVSPNYYGITSDLKQISDICHENGVLLLVDEAHGGHLYFSDKLPDGALAQGADMCVQSFHKVTGALTQSSVLHIGTGRVDKRRVERALKLVQSTSPSYLLMASLDAARYELAVRGEDMMERSLSLSDELRKGIRQIPGMSCMNSGLAGKYGVHGIDGTRVVIRCQNSSGYELKRRLMQEHRIELELADEKNVLAILTHANTEEDIQRFLAALTDIAEKTRGCTCRETPMPGLPEPEMVLTPREAYFSAVTEVPWEMARGKIAGELIAPYPPGIPLVYPGERLSQEIWNAVEKYRIWGCHFHGPSDDSLSMFEIIEK, via the coding sequence ATGAACAAAGAATACAACAGAAAACAGGACAGAACACCGCTTGTGGATGCGCTGAAGCAGTATCAGAAGGACAGGCCCGCGTATTTTTGCATCCCGGGTCACCGTTTCGAACGGGGGGTGAGCAGACGGTGGCTGTCTGAAGATGAATGTGGTTTCCTGCGGTATGATCTGACAGAGGCAACCGGACTTGACGACCTGCATCAGCCGTCAGGCGTGATCCTGGAATCACAGGAGCTCATGGCAGAACTCTATGGCGCAAAGAAAAGTTTTTTTCTGGTAAACGGGTCAACCTGCGGAAATGAGGCCATGATTCTCTCTGCGGTCAGGGAAGGAGAAAAAATTCTGGTTCCCCGGAATGTTCATAAATCTGTGCTGGAGGGCATCATTTTAACCGGGGCAAAGCCTGTGTATATGATGCCGGAATGGATCGAGGAGGAAGGCATCTGCGGAGGAGTTTTGCAGCAGACCGTAAAGGAAAAATTAAGGGAACATCCTGACTGCAAAGCGGTATTTTTGGTAAGCCCCAATTATTATGGCATCACAAGTGATTTAAAACAAATCTCGGATATATGCCATGAAAACGGGGTCCTTCTCCTGGTTGATGAGGCGCATGGCGGGCATCTGTATTTTTCTGATAAACTGCCGGACGGAGCGCTTGCCCAGGGGGCAGATATGTGTGTGCAGAGCTTCCATAAAGTGACAGGAGCACTGACACAGAGTTCTGTACTGCATATTGGCACGGGGAGAGTGGACAAACGGCGTGTGGAACGTGCGTTGAAACTGGTGCAGAGCACAAGCCCCTCTTATCTGCTGATGGCTTCGCTTGATGCGGCGCGTTATGAGCTGGCAGTACGAGGGGAGGATATGATGGAAAGATCCCTGTCACTGAGTGATGAGTTAAGGAAAGGAATCAGGCAGATCCCCGGTATGTCCTGCATGAACTCAGGATTAGCCGGAAAATACGGGGTACATGGAATAGACGGTACCCGCGTCGTGATACGCTGCCAGAACAGCAGTGGGTATGAACTGAAGCGCAGGCTTATGCAGGAGCACAGAATAGAACTGGAACTGGCCGATGAAAAAAATGTTTTGGCTATTCTCACCCATGCAAATACGGAAGAAGACATTCAGCGTTTTCTGGCGGCACTTACGGATATTGCAGAAAAAACGCGGGGATGTACCTGTCGGGAAACTCCTATGCCGGGTTTGCCTGAACCGGAGATGGTTCTGACGCCAAGAGAAGCATATTTTTCGGCTGTGACGGAGGTGCCATGGGAAATGGCAAGAGGAAAGATCGCGGGGGAATTGATTGCACCGTATCCGCCGGGCATCCCACTGGTATATCCGGGTGAGCGCCTGAGCCAGGAAATATGGAACGCGGTGGAGAAGTATCGGATATGGGGATGCCATTTTCATGGACCGTCAGATGATTCGCTTTCAATGTTTGAAATAATTGAAAAATAG
- a CDS encoding branched-chain amino acid aminotransferase, whose amino-acid sequence MDIKFEKREQLKEKPDQTKLGFGKYMTDYMFVMDWDRENGWHDARIVPHEPMLMDPACVTLHYAQETFEGMKAYRTKNGKIQLFRPEMNARRMINSNARLCMPEFPEDMFVEAVEELVRVERDWVPSEPETSLYIRPFMFATESSLGVHMANSYKFVVICTPVGAYYAEGVNPVRILVEDELVRAVKGGTGFTKCGGNYAASILGQVKAEEQGCTQVLWLDGVERKYVEEVGTMNIMFKINGEIYTAPIEGTVLPGVTRDSIIHILKDWGYKVNETKLSVDDLMKAGHDGTLEEAFGTGTAAVISPVGEFVYKDDKITVNDFKTGDLTQKLYDYLTGIQWGDEEDKYNWTVEVC is encoded by the coding sequence ATGGATATCAAATTTGAGAAACGTGAACAGTTAAAGGAGAAACCGGACCAGACGAAACTTGGTTTCGGAAAATATATGACAGATTATATGTTTGTCATGGACTGGGACAGAGAAAATGGGTGGCATGACGCCAGAATCGTGCCGCACGAACCAATGCTTATGGACCCGGCATGTGTGACACTGCACTATGCACAGGAGACCTTTGAGGGAATGAAAGCATACCGCACAAAGAACGGAAAGATTCAGCTGTTTCGCCCGGAGATGAATGCGAGACGTATGATCAATTCTAATGCGAGACTGTGCATGCCGGAGTTTCCGGAGGATATGTTTGTGGAAGCAGTGGAGGAACTGGTGCGTGTGGAGCGCGACTGGGTTCCGTCAGAGCCGGAGACGTCACTGTATATTCGTCCGTTTATGTTTGCCACGGAGTCTTCTCTCGGAGTTCACATGGCAAATTCCTATAAATTCGTAGTTATCTGCACTCCGGTGGGTGCATATTATGCGGAGGGGGTAAATCCGGTGCGCATTCTGGTGGAAGATGAGCTTGTGCGTGCTGTAAAAGGAGGAACCGGCTTCACGAAATGCGGCGGGAATTATGCGGCATCTATTCTCGGACAGGTGAAAGCTGAAGAACAGGGATGTACGCAGGTACTGTGGCTTGACGGTGTGGAAAGAAAGTACGTAGAAGAAGTCGGAACGATGAATATCATGTTCAAGATTAACGGAGAGATCTATACAGCGCCGATCGAGGGGACCGTTCTTCCCGGCGTTACGAGAGATTCGATTATTCATATCCTGAAAGACTGGGGATATAAAGTAAATGAAACAAAACTCTCTGTTGACGACCTGATGAAAGCAGGACATGACGGCACTCTGGAAGAAGCGTTCGGAACAGGGACAGCAGCAGTCATATCACCGGTTGGAGAGTTCGTTTATAAAGATGACAAAATAACGGTCAATGATTTTAAGACGGGCGATCTGACACAGAAGCTGTATGATTATCTGACAGGAATTCAGTGGGGCGACGAGGAAGACAAATATAACTGGACAGTGGAAGTCTGCTGA
- a CDS encoding DUF1292 domain-containing protein, whose product MGNQNDDICSGNCDCCGSDCDSSLQPGDTTVTLTLDDDSTIECAVLTTYKVEDKEYIALLPLDENGQNTDGEVFLYRFTEDENGQPMLDNILDDDEYEAAADAFDELLDKAEYDEIVDGEEL is encoded by the coding sequence ATGGGAAATCAAAACGATGATATCTGCAGCGGAAATTGTGACTGCTGCGGTTCTGATTGTGATTCTTCACTCCAGCCGGGCGACACAACCGTCACTCTGACACTGGATGATGACAGCACGATTGAGTGCGCTGTCCTGACCACATATAAAGTTGAGGACAAGGAGTATATTGCCCTGCTTCCGCTTGATGAGAATGGTCAGAACACCGACGGAGAAGTTTTTCTTTACCGTTTCACAGAGGATGAAAACGGTCAGCCGATGCTCGACAACATCCTGGATGATGATGAATACGAGGCTGCCGCCGATGCATTCGACGAACTGCTTGACAAGGCGGAATACGATGAGATCGTAGACGGCGAGGAATTATAA